The Candidatus Neomarinimicrobiota bacterium genomic interval TAAACCCATGAAATAGTTCCAGCGCCTTAAAGGTAGTCACCGCCGGGCGGCCCCGCATTCTGCTCGCCCTGAACACCAGGCGATTGCGTGGGTTGCGAGTCAAATTGGCCTCTACTTTGCCGGTCTCAGGCGGGGTTCCCCAAACCAGGGCCAGATAGGTCTTCTGAACCTCCCGTCGTTCAAACTGTCGGGCCAGATGCAGATGGGCGGTGTCGTTTCGGGCTACAACCATTACCCCCGAGGTGCCCTTGTCCAACCGGTGGACGATCCCGGGCTTAAACCAGCCATTCCTCCCGGACAGCCGCTCGAATCGCGCCACCAGACCGTTCACCAGCGTGCCATGGTATACGCCGCTGCCGGGGTGGGTGACCAGGCCCGCCGGTTTATTCAAAACAATGATCTGATTGTCTTCGTACAGAATATCAAGGGGAATATCTTCCGGTTCCAGGTGCGTCGGCTCAGCGGGAGCTGGAATATCAATCTGAATCAGCTCCCCGCCCCGCAACGGCTCCCGCGCTTTGCAGACAATCTCACCATCAACCTGTACCATGCCGGCCTTGATCAGGGACTGGAGGCGGGTCCGGCTGAGGCCCTCCAGCCTGGCGGCCAGGAAACGGTCCAATCGGGGCCAGGGAGCATCGACTGTAAGCCGGGCCGAGCGCTCTATCTCACGCATTTTCACCCACCGCCTCTTTCTGGCGGGGAAGGACAAAGGTTGTCAGCAGCAAGAAGAGGATCACACCAATCGTTACCGCACTATCGGCAACATTGAACACGAAAAAACGATATTGACCAACACCGAAATCCAGGAAATCCGCTACCCGGCCAAAGACGATCCGGTCGATAAGGTTCCCAACCGCCCCGCCCAGGACCAGCGATAAGGAAAGGCGTATCAGCACATGATTTGTCCGCTCGCGAAAGAAATAGTAGAGAATCAGAATCGTCGCCAGGATTGAGAATATCGTGAATAGCGGCAGGGCGCCTCCAACCTTAATGCCAAAGGCAATGCCGCTGTTTTCAACATAGGTAAGGCGGAAAAAATCTCCCAGAATCTGGACGGTTGAATGAA includes:
- a CDS encoding RluA family pseudouridine synthase, whose product is MREIERSARLTVDAPWPRLDRFLAARLEGLSRTRLQSLIKAGMVQVDGEIVCKAREPLRGGELIQIDIPAPAEPTHLEPEDIPLDILYEDNQIIVLNKPAGLVTHPGSGVYHGTLVNGLVARFERLSGRNGWFKPGIVHRLDKGTSGVMVVARNDTAHLHLARQFERREVQKTYLALVWGTPPETGKVEANLTRNPRNRLVFRASRMRGRPAVTTFKALELFHGFTLLEVRPYTGRTHQIRVHLTHLGYPIFGDRSYGGMRAPASIAPELRSVASRLQGVLHRQALHAFKLTFVHPTTKETVSFEAPLADDFKAALMILQQEPRA
- the lspA gene encoding signal peptidase II translates to MRALLYAALVVVLDQITKYLVRHNLDLHSTVQILGDFFRLTYVENSGIAFGIKVGGALPLFTIFSILATILILYYFFRERTNHVLIRLSLSLVLGGAVGNLIDRIVFGRVADFLDFGVGQYRFFVFNVADSAVTIGVILFLLLTTFVLPRQKEAVGENA